CTTACTTCAGAAGTAATTGCCCAACCGCTAGACTTAGTTATATTGTCTGTTTTTTGTTCGTCGGTTGGTTGAACTTCTGACGGTTTTGGTGTTGATGGAGTAGGACGCTGCGTACAACGAGAGTTAAAGGGATAGTTCTTACAAAAAGTCTCTAAATTAACTGGTGCATTGGCAATTTGGTTATCCAAAGATGAATTATTCTCTGGTTGTAAATCAGCAGCATTATAAGAGAAAGTTCCAGGTTCTGGGGCTGTATCTTTGTTCTCAGGTGTTACCTGTTCACTGATGGATTTAGCAATAAAATTATTGCTAACTTCTGGCTGATTTATTGATTCTGCAATTACTTCATCTGCAAGCACTGATTGACTGATTGATGCTCCCATTCCCAAGACAAAAGCAGTCGCTGTCAGTAAAGATAGACTGAACTGAAACTTGTTCATGATTCAATTACTCCTGATTGATTTGAAAACATTTTAGGGGTTTAAGCAAAGAGGAACTCGAAGCAGGGGGTTTTGTATCCGGGTCTTAGAGGATGTTTGTAGTAGTCTGTCAATTTTGTTTTGAGGGATTTTTGGTAGTGTGAGCGTCTCGCTCACGCGGGCAAGATGCCCGCACTACAGTCCATCATTTTTATCTTGACAGAGTAGTAGTTGCGCTTGAGCGCTGTGACAATCAAGATCGCTGAAGCGCAACTACGAACAACCCATCAAAATTAATGCAAGAGACCACTAGCAACAAGACAAGGAAAAGTTTTTCCTTGAGGGGTTGGTTACTGAGGTTTTTTGTTTCAGTAATTTAACAGCTAGCTCAAAATATTCCGCTTAATATAAGGGAGTTTTTCCCAAAAAGATAGTCTTTTTTGATACAAAATATATTAATTTTTGATCAATGAATTTTTATTGCCCAGAGAAAATCTAATTGCAAATTAGCAAATAAATAAGTAAGTAGCCGTCATGAACTGCAGGTTTTTTGGCAAAACCTACGCAGTATTGCAACCCGACAAGCAATTGACAACTCAACGGGTAAAAGGCAATATTTTAGTATAAAAAACTATAAATCAGTAGTCAGAACTGTTTTGGTGATTTGCCTGATGGGAATTTCCATCGAAAATTCTGTGCCTAACCCTGACTGGGAATCACATTTAAAGACACCACCGTGTTTATCGACTATAATCTTGTAACTAATTGACAACCCCAAGCCAGTACCCTTTCCTACTGGCTTTGTTGTGAAAAATGGGTCACATATTCTGGCTTTAATGGCTTCGGGAATTCCAGGGCCATTGTCAGCAATGCGAATCACCACAGTGGGAACATGACCTTGAAGCTCTTTTAAAGTAGTACGGATGGTAATTTGGCTACTATGCGGTTCTGATTTAGAGTCCCTGTAATCCTCAAGCGCATCGATCGCATTACTCAAAACATTCATGAAAACCTGATTGAGTTGTCCAGCATAACATTCTACTAAAGGAAGGTCGCCGTACTCTTTGACTAGCTGAATAGCGGGACTGTCTGGTTTTGCTTTTAAGCGATGCTGCAAAATCAGCAGACTACTATCAATCCCGTCGTGAATATTCACAGCTTTCATTTCAGCTTCATCAAGGCGAGAGAAATTCCGTAAACCCAAGACAATCTGGCGAATCCGATCAATCCCTACCTTCATCGAAGATAGACTTTTGGGTAAATCCTCAGTGATAAATTCCAAATCAATCTCTTCTGCACGCTCGCAAATCTCAGGGCTGGATTTAAGGTTTTGCTTGTCATAAAGTTCCAACATACCAAGTAAATCTTCGGCATAATCGCTCACATGAGTGAGATTACCATAAATAAAATTCACTGGGTTGTTAATTTCGTGGGCAATACCTGCTACCAATTGACCCAAGGAGGACATTTTCTCAGTTTGGATCAGTTGGGTTTGAGTTGCTTGTAGATCATGTAGTAATTGAGTTAGCTCTTGAGCTTGCTGTCTAGTCTGATTGAATAACTCAGCTTGCTGGAGTGCTACCCCAAGTTGATTCGCAATCTGAGCCATAAATTTAACTTCGCCAGCTTCCCAGTGGCGGGGTGCAGAATTTTGATAAACTGCGAGTAACCCCCAAAGTTTCTGTCCGCTAAATATCGGGGCGATCGCATAGGCTTTGACCTGAAATTGCTCTAGCATGGCAATATGGCAATCAGCGTGACCTACTTGATAAATATCATCCACGGCAAAGGTTTCATTATGGCGATACCGTCCACCTTGGGTTTCCTGCAAATAGGTATCTTCCCAAACTGTTTTGATATTTGACCCTACTAGTTTTATCCAGGGTTCATTAACAAATTCGGCAATATATTCACCACTCCAATCAGAATTGAAACGATAGACTGTAACTCGATCAACTTGCAATGATTGACAAACTTCTTGGGTGGTCGTCTGAAAAATTGCATCTAAGTCAAGAGATTCCCGGATTTTTCCAACTACTTCAAATAAGACTCGTTGTTGTTCTGCTGCTTGTTGTAGTTGAGCTGTGCGCTCTTGGACTTGATTTTCTAAATTAGCATTGAAAGCATGTACCTGTTGGTATAATTGATATTGCTGAATTGCGACGGCAAATTGTTTACCCAGTCCTTGAGCCAATTCAATTTCTATAGTAGTCCATTCGCGGGCTTGTGCCTTTTTAAATTGTCGCCAAGCTTCAAACGATAGACGCGGATAACGTTGTCGTTTATCCGCGTCAAACTGACCAGCCCATAGGGTTTCTGTGTCTATTGCTTCTCGAAAAATGCTTAAGTATCCCAGCACCTGCTGACGGTACTGAAGTTTTATCATTAATATGCTGCGAATTTTTGTTGGCTGGAAAGCAACTTGCAAATTTCCCAAACTAGGGGTTTTATAGATATCTGAAATTGCCCAAATATCCGATTCAGCACCCTGGTAATGCTCCTTCCAGACAGAATATTGCTCCAAAAGCCGATGTTTTGTCAATTCTGAGATTACAGGTTGTTGACCACAGGTATAAACTTGAATGTAATCGCTTTCTGTTTCTAGCCAGTCTCCTAAGCTCTTGAGCTTGTCATGGTGGAGATTCAACGCTGGATTTTTCAGACAAAGCCTACCACCACAACCAGAGAATGCAGCAACAGCTTCTTCTAAAGCTGGCTGTAACTCAATCAGGGGTTGGGAATGTAGCAGAGAAGCTATACGGTTGATGATCGCTTCCTTGGCTGCTGTTTGGCGAGCTTGAGTGAGGAGATTACTTTGGGCGATCGCCACTGATAGTTGATCAACTACAATCTGCACAGCTTCTAGTTCATATTGTGAAATCGAATATGACTCAGAATGATGAGATACCAGTAATCCCCAAAGTTGCTCTTGATGGAGAATAGGCACTACTAAGGTGAATTTTACCCCCATTGCTTTCAAATATTCAATATGACATAAATCAGCACGGTGGTAACTGATTTCCTCAGAAATAATTTCTGCATTTTCCCAGTCACGAAGGCGAATCTGAGTCATTTGCTGAGTGTCAACATTTACCATTGAACGTACCCGTGAATTGATAAATAGTTCGCGGGTATGGGTAGGTATATCATCAGCGGGAAAATTTAGCCCCAATAAGGAAGGTAAACGATTTTGATAAATCGACTCTCCAATAACTTGACCACTACCATCACCATGAAATTTGTAAATTATCACCCGGTCAATTCCCACTAATGAACGCACCTGTGCCGTTGTTATTGTGAGAATTTCTTCTAATTCTAATGTTCGACGGATACGGTTTGTAATGCGGCGTAATAAACTTTCTTGCTCAAGAGTTGCCCGCAAGTCTGGCTTAGAGGTCAGGGTCATTTCTTGTAGTTAACTCAATTAATTTAATTTAGCAAAAACATTTAATAATATCCAAAGCCATTTTCAAATTTAATTCACCAGCTTGTCTTCAGTAAGAATACTGGCAATTTTAACACTATGTTTTTTATTTTGTTCGAGAAAAATTCACATTTAATAATAAAGACTTAAACTGGATAAAATGTATATGAAGTGTATGTAAAGAAATCAAACTAATTAAACATAAAATACTAAAAATATTCTCATATTTGTAGTAGGGATAAAGTGCTGAAGAGTGGGGGGTTTCCCCCCTACCTGACCCGTAAACGGGAATTTAAAATTTTTACATTTATGTCAGGGCTTCAGCATATCAGCCAAACTAAACTTTCACACTGTCAGCAAAGCGGATTTTGAGATAGTCTTCTTCCATCTTTGCACCTGCAGGTTGCAGTGCTGCTAAGGCTTGGGGCAATACTAAATTACGGCGATGGTTGCCAATGGTAATGTTTAATTCGTCCCCAGTCTTACTCAGTTGAACCTGGCTTTTAGGAATTCCAGGTAAGTAAAGTTCTAAGCTGTATTGGTTGTTCTCTTGAACTACCCGAATTGTTGTTTCTTTATAATAAACCTGGGTGGGGTCTTCATCTTTGTAGAGCGTTTCCTTCAGCCTTTCTAAAGCTGCCAAACCGCACATTTCTTCAGAAAAAAGAGGCACTTCCTTCACAGGTAAAGGGTGAAAGTTGTCATGAATTTCTTGACGATATTGGCTTTGGTTTTCTTTCCACCGTTGGAAAAATGGGTCTTGCACTTCCTCGGGAATGATGCGATTAGCTACTACTAAATCTGTCGCAACATTGTACAAACTTAGATAAGCATGTGCGCGAAGCGATTCCTTAATCACCATCTTTTCGGGGTTGGTAACTAGGCGCACTGAGGTTTGAGTATTATCAGTTAAGACTTTTTCCAGAGCTTCAATTTGTTCATAAAATTCATAAGGTGCATCCATCACCTCTTTGTTTGGTAACGAAAAACCAGCGATGGGTCTAAAAATAGGTTCAACCAGAGGTCTAAGTGCTACCGAGATATTTTGAAAGGGTTTGTAAAAGCGGCGCATATACCAGCCGCCAACTTCCGGTAAACTCAGCAGACGTAGTGCTGTGCCGGTGGGGGCTGAGTCGATAATTAAGACATCATACTCCCCTTCATCATAATGGCGTTTCATTCTGACTAAGCCAAAAATCTCATCCATCCCAGGCAAAATTGCCAATTCTTCCGCCTGTATCCCATCTAAACCCCTGGCCTGTAAAACTTGAGTAATATAGCGCTTCACCGCACCCCAGTTTCCCTCTAGTTCCAGCAGCGCATCTAGTTCCGCACCCCACAAATTTGGGCGAATCTGTTTGGCTGCGTGTCCTAGTTCCAAGTCAAAACTATCTGCTAAGGAGTGAGCCGGATCTGTACTCAAAACCAGTGTACGATACCCTAGTTCAGCGCAACGCAGTCCAGTTGCAGCAGCAACAGAGGTTTTACCTACACCACCTTTGCCGGTCATTAAAATTACACGCATGGATGATTCTGTCCTGCCTGAGGATTGTTTACATTTGTTTACATTTTTATTATCAACTGTTTAGCTTAAACCGCAAGAAGCCTCTCACCGAAGCGAAGGGAGGTGATGAGATGAATGGCGGGGCGGCGACGAGTTGACCCCCGACCTTTATCAACCGTCAGGTTGATCAGGGAGTGGGGTCGGGGAGGAGTCGCCATTTTTAACTTTGAGCGAGTCTATAAAGTCTTCAACTACATGAGTCATAGTTTTATCGTTTTGACTTGCATATAACCGTAGCTTATTCAATCTACGTTCTGATATTCTTAAATTTAATGCTTTGTTTTTCATAATTGCCTACACATTGCCTTTACGTTTATGTTATCCTATGTGTAGGTCGAAAACAAAGGAAAAAATGAAGACATCATACCAGTACAAAATCAAGCCAACTAAAGAGCAATCAGCGAAAATAGATAAAACATTAGAAATGCTGCGTTGTCAGTATAATTATTTGTTGGCTCAAAGGTTTGACTGGTATGAAATGAATCGCTGCCCTATTGATAGATGTCCATTAATTTGTCACATACCAGAATTAAAAGAACAACCATTATACTACAATCAAAAAGCGTCTTTGGTTCAACTGAAAGTTGATAGACCTTGGTACAAAGAAATTCACTCTCAAGTGTTACAGGAAGTTCCTAAAAGAGTTGAATTAGCTTTTGACAGATGGTTAAAGGGTGACGTTAATGGCAAAAAGTCTGGTAGACCTAGATTCAAGGGTAAAGGTCAATATAAGACTTTTACTTACGCACAATTTAAGCAACGTAATTTTGTTAACAACAAAATTACGTTGTCAAAGATAGGGGACGTGAAAGTTATTGTTCATCGACCTATCCCAGATGGCTTGAAAATCAAAACCGCTTCTGTAACTAAAAAAGCTGATGGTTATTATGTGTCCCTCAGCTTGGAAGATAGTACAGTTCCTACAATTAAACCTGACTTTAACCCAGAGTCTATAACTGGTATTGACATGGGATTAAAAGAGTTTTTGACGACTGCTGATGGTGAAACAGTAGCTATTCCTCAACACTATCGCAAAGCGCAAAAACGTTTGAGAGTTATCCAAAAGCGTGTTTCCCGACGTAAAAAAGGTAGTAATCGTAGACAAAAAGCTGTTAAAAAATTGGGTAGACAGCATAAAAAAGTTGCTGACAAGCGCAAAGACTTCCATTTTAAAACTGCTAACAACTTACTGAAAAAATATGACGTAATTGCACATGAAGATTTAAACATCAAAGGAATTTCAAGGTCTAGACTTTCTAAATCTGTACATGATGCTGGTTGGGGCAACTTTTTATCAATACTAACAAACAAAGCCGGAAATGCTGGTTTGTTGGTAATACCTGTTAATCCCAAGAACACATCCCAAGATTGCTCTAATTGTGGCGCAAAAGTCCCTAAAAAGCTACACGAAAGATGGCACAACTGCCCACATTGCGGATGCAGTCTTGACCGTGACCATAATGCTGCAATCAATATAAAAAATAGGGCGGTAGGGCATTCCGTTCTTAAAGCCAAGAGCCTCCTAAGCGATAGCCGGATTGTCTTGGAAGCCTACACTGTATGCGTTGCATCAGTGTAGGAGATGTCACCCAAAGAAATGCTGCTTCAGGACATCGAGTTGTGAACAGTACCAATAATCTATGTGGGAAACAATCAAATTTTCTGCATTCAGGCGTAATTCACTCCAACCGGAGATAGAGATCCGTGGTTTCCAGGGGAGGGGAGTATTCCAGCTGAGTGTCCACTCAGTTTTTATTGTGTCTCCCTCTGTTTGAATATCGTGTAAGTCCATTTTGGGATTTAAAAACCAAGTTTGGATGAAATTAATCATCTTTTTGTAACGTTCAACGCCACGAAATTTATTTAGTGGATCTTGAAAATAAACTTCTGCGGCGTAAATGCTGTAAGTTTGATTAATGGGAAATCTTTGATAGTCGTCTTTGAGAATTTGAACTATATCCATAATTTTCGTTATTTGTTAGTGGACGACAGCCATTAGCAGCTTTGCGATCGCATGGTGCTGCTAATCCTAATCCCTTTGTTGTGATTCCCGATGCTGATAGAGAAATTTTACTGGATATTTTGCAAGTGGGCGATCGCACAGTTTGGCTGAATGAACCCAATTGGCGAGAACAGGTAGAGGAAGCATTTATAGCGTTTCTCACCCTAGTAAGGTACACCCGTAGGGGCACGGCAATGCCGTGCCCTTACACCGCGTGATACAATTTTGTACCTCACTTAACTGAGAATCGCTATAAGCAAGGTGCATCGGTTTCGCTGATAGCGCGTCCTGACGCACGGGGGGATTTAAAGTCAGCGATTTTGAGTTTAGCAGTCGAACCGATGGAACTTGGGTTTTTGCAGGTTTATCCATTGGTGGAGGGGGTGCAGAGGTATCCGCGAGGGTTTGGGGTGAGGCTGCGAGTGCGAGAAACGGTGCAGTGATAATGCCTACAAAAATAATTTATGTATAAATTATGTATACTTAGCAAGTATAGTTCCTCATTTAATATTATGATTTAGAGTCACTTATTTTGCTTTATATGGGTAGAATCTATACTAAAAACTTCTCTTAGTAAATGGCTGAAATAGATACAAACCTTTGATAATTTCAACTCGATTGACTAAGCAATACATATAAATAATGACATGACATTTAGTGAAACTCTCTGGGATAGATTTCTGACTTACGATAATTTTCTGCTTGCTTGGCAAAGAACGGTAAATGTTACTAGCCGTATGATTATTGATGAGTTGGGCTTTAAAATATTTGCTTTTAATCTTGAAGCTAATCTCAAAGATTTAATAAGGCAAGTAAAAGCGGAAGATTTTCCCTATACACCGCTAGCAGATCATAAAGTATATGTTCCAAAACCATCAACTACATTGAGAACAATGTCACTCATGGCTGTACCTGATGTTATTGTTTATCAAGCTCTTGTTAATGTTATTGCTGACGAAAGTCATCAATATCTAGTGACTCACCAGAATCAGCATATTTTTGGTAATATTTATGCTGGTTCTGGTAAACGCTGGATGCTCCGTCCCTGGAAACAACAATATAATAAATTTGTTAATTCTGTTGAAAGATTATATCGTCAGGGTAATTCTTGGATTGCTTCAACAGATATTGTATCTTTTTATGACACTATTGACCATGAGAGACTTATTCAGATTATATGGAAATATTGTGGCTCTAGAAGAGATAGTAAATTTGAAAATCTCTTGAGAGAATGTCTTTCAAAATGGTCAGCACATACAGCAGATGTAAAAATGAGTCGTGGAATTCCTCAAGGTGGTCATGCTTCTGATTTATTAGCAAATTTATTTTTATATGAACTTGATAAGATAATGATTTGTCAAGGATATCATTATGTACGTTATGTAGACGATATACGTATTCTAGGACGTGATAAGCAAACTGTTCAGCAAGGACTAATTCTTTTTGATTTAGAACTTAAGCGGGCTGGATTAGTGGCTCAGGTTACAAAAACTAGTATTCATGAAATCGAGGATATAAATAAAGAAATTACACATTTACGCTTTATAATTACAGATCCCACAGGAACAGGAGAATATACCCTAATTAAAGAGCCTTCTATTTCTCAAAGTGAACAGGCTGAATTGGCAGCAGATTATGTTAAAAAAACAAATACAAATACAGATACTATAGACGAAGAAACAAAAGTATCACATATTTCTACGGATTCAGACGAAGATACCGATGATGATTTTGAAGAAGAAGAGGATAGCAAAAGATACTCTTCAAATAAAAATTTCAATATAGATATAACTGAAAATAAAAAACTACAAGAGCAATTGCGGGAGATATTTTTAGAAGCTTATTCACTTCTAGATAATTCAGACAAAAGTAAAGAAGCAGAATCAAATATCACATTTTGCTTGTATCGGCTAGAACCTGATGAGCCAATACGTGAGAAAATATTAGATTTACTTGACAGGTTGCCTTGGCGTTCTGAAGCTATATGTTGTTGTTTAGGGCGTTTTAAAAATGATTCATTTATTGTAGAAAAATTACAAAATTTTATAAATAAACATAAGGTATATTCTTGGCATCGTGCTAATTCACTATGGTCTTTATATCAGATTAGTGGAGCTAAAAATACTGCATTTATATGCCGAGAATGGCTAGCTGATACTCGCTTAGACTGGTATGCCAGAATGATAGCTGCACGAATATTAGGAAAACTTCCTGGTCAACATTCCTATTTTATGGAATGCTTGCAACAAGAACAGCATAATAGTAAAGATGATCCGGAATCTTCATCACTGCTCAGACAAGAATTAGCTTATAGTGCTTTTCAGAGGATTAAATCACATAATAAGCTTTTAGCATTATTTCGCTTAATTTGTACTGATAAAAGCCCTGTAATGCACAGATTAGCTATTTATCTTCTACAAATGAATAAATGTAGAGTTACCTGGGATGATTTAAAGCCATACCACCAAGAAATGAGCAAGCTATCAGATTTAGTTAAATCTGTTGGCTTATCATCAGATGCTCCGAAAATATGCTTTATCTACCAAACGCTTTCAACTATATATAAAGTTTCATTTTCATCCAGCAATCTTTGTCTGTTTTATGGCGTGCATTACGAAAGATCTGTCGAGCATTTACGAGAATCTGTGAGTAGTTATCATAAATCACCTAATGCCTATATCAGAACTTTTCATCAATTTGCACATCTTACTTTAATTGCTTTTTATGAATACACTTTTCCCTTAGAATCAGGATTACATGACGGTTATGCATCTCTCACAGACAGAAAAGTTTTTACCACTTCCCTTCCAAACAGCTACCAAATTTGGAAAGACCTTGGCTCTATGCGGAACCGTGTTGATCATCCAGTAGATAAAAAAACAAAATCACACTCACAAAAGATTACTTTTGAAGAAACGGAATTTTTTCGTAAAAAACTCAATGTTGCTCTCCAAGAAATTTTTAATTTTTGGCTAAATTCATCACCTGTGACTACTTCTGTTCCTGTATCAACAACATGATGAATTCAGGAATTATCTAAATTTGATTTTCAATTTTCTCCTCTGTATATATTAAATTCGAGCGGTCCTTACCGCTCGAATTTTTTGTTATTGACGACGCTCTTGCAACTTGCGATAAACTGCCTTCAAATCAACTTGATGATGAGCTAAAGCCACCAGCGTATGATATAATAAATCAGCAACCTCCCCCGCGATCGCGTCTTCATCATCATCCTTAAACGCCATTACCACCTCAGCCGTTTCCTCACCGATCTTTTTCAAAATCTTGTTATCACCGCCGGCAAATAACTTACAAGTATAGGAATTTTCATTGGGGTGGTCACGGCGATCGCAAATTACCTGAAATAATTGAGATAATGTATCCCCTGGTGGTGGCACAATTTGCCCATCTACTTGATGAAAACAGCTACGCTCACCAGTGTGACAGGCAATATCTCCTACCTGTTCTATGCCAATTAGTAGGGCATCACTATCACAGTCATAACGGATACTCTGCACCTTTTGAATATGCCCAGAAGTCGCCCCCTTGTGCCACAACTCCTGACGGGAACGACTCCAAAACCAAGTTTCACCAGTTTCCAAAGTCTTTTGTAATGACTCCTGGTTCATCCACGCCATCATCAAGATAGTGCCATCTAGATAATCTTGGACGATTGCTGGCACTAAACCCTGTTCATCGTAGCGAATTTTTTCTACAGGAATGGCGTGGTGGAGTGAATGCGGATCGGTAGAAAACATACCAGCTAATTTGCTCTAATGATAATGATTCATGCATTCACGATACCATTATCAACAAGAATTACTAATTCGTAATTCGTAATTTATTTTTGAGCCGAAAACCATACCTGTTAATCCAAGTCAAATCAGCCAAATCATACCTTGCGAGACTTTTAAAACATCCTCTTCAGGGTGGGGTATAAATTACCGAGGTGTTTTGATATCAGAATTTTATGATTGCCAGTCAATTTTAGCGCGGTTTTGATGAAAGTCACTAACACAAATCTACTCAATAGTAAGCCGCCATACTCAAATGATCACATAACTTATCAAAATCAGTCTTGGAGGTTCATGTAAATTTTCTTGAACATAGATGGACTATTGTTAGGTGCGGTTGGTCAATAAATGTCAGGTTTTCCTAGGAAATTACCCTTTCCATCGCCGATTGCATCTTGACAGCACTCAAAGCGACCTGATGTGCTTTAGCGGCTTCACCATACCAATGGAGCGCCGAGTTATAAGCAGCCCGGTAAAGATCCTGATATGCCTCAGATAATAAACTCCGAATCTCTAAAGGCAAGTCTTGATTTGACTTGTATAACATATTGCTACTTTACTTGTTTGAGCTAATTCTACCAGGATAGGAATTCTAGGCACTATTTCACCCTATCCTAGGATAGAGCTTTTTTTGTTCCCCACTGTTAGGAGAGAACCGTGGTAAATACAACGATTAAAACGACAAAATCACAAGAAATCTTCGCCGCAGCCCAAAGCCTGATGCCAGGAGGAGTTAGTTCCCCAGTGCGTGCGTTCAAATCTGTGGGCGGTCAACCCATCGTTTTTGATCGCGTCAAAGGAGCATACATTTGGGATGTAGATGGCAACCAATACATCGACTATGTAGGCACTTGGGGACCGGCTATCTGCGGTCACGCCCATCCAGAAGTGATTGCAGCGCTGCATGAAGCCTTAGAAAAAGGTACTAGCTTCGGCGCACCTTCAGCCCTAGAAAATATCTTGGCAGAAATGGTGATCGCTGCCGTTCCTAGCATCGAAATGGTAAGATTTGTTAACTCCGGCACAGAAGCCTGTATGGCTGTGCTGCGATTAATGCGGGCTTTCACTAACCGGGAAAAAGTCATCAAATTTGAAGGCTGTTACCACGGTCACGCCGATATGTTCCTAGTCAAGGCTGGTTCTGGTGTCGCCACACTTGGCCTACCTGACTCGCCGGGAGTACCAAAATCCGCAACTATCAACACACTAACCGCTCCTTTCAATGATTTAGAAGCAGTCACTGCCTTATTTGAGCAAAACCGTGACGAGATTGCTGGTGTCATTCTTGAGCCAGTCGTCGGGAATGCCGGTTTTATTGCTCCTGATGCAGGCTTCCTCGAAGGCTTACGGGAACTCACCCATGAGCATGGAGCCTTATTAGTCTTTGATGAAGTCATGACAGGCTTCCGCATTGCTTACGGTGGCGCTCAACAGAAATTTGGCATCACCCCCGATTTGACAACCTTGGGTAAAGTGATTGGTGGTGGCTTACCAGTAGGAGCCTACGGTGGTCGTCGCGATATCATGTCAATGATTGCACCGGCTGGCCCTGTGTATCAAGCGGGGACTCTTTCTGGTAATCCTTTGGCGATGACCGCTGGGATTAAAACCCTAGAATTGCTGCAAAAACCTGGTACTTATGAGTATTTAGATCAGATTACGAAAAAACTTGCAGATGGCTTGCTGAAAGTTGCTCATGAAACTGGTCATGCGGCTTGCGTTGGTCACATTAGCGCCATGTTTGGCTTATTTTTCACAAGTGGGCCAGTTCATCAGTACGAGGATGCGAAAAAATCCGATACAGCCAAATTTGGCCGCTTCCATCGCGGGATGCTAGAGCGGGGTATTTACCTTGCACCATCTCAGTTTGAGGCTGGATTTACTTCTTTAGCTCATACTGAGGCTGATATTGAGCAGACTTTAACTGTTGCCAGGGAAGTCCTGTCTGGGTTGTAAAGTAAAACAGTACGGATTGCGGAGTGTTGAGTGCTGAACACTCCGCATTATTGCTCATGAGCGTCACTAAGTGAGGAATTTGGTGAATATAACCCATCGATGGGAAGTTTATGGTTATTTTACGCAAACTTACTCTAACTTTAGCCAATCTTCAAAGTATTTCCAGCAAAAATTACCTACCACAAATTGATTTTGTTTTCAATAATGAAATCATAGTGTGACGTAACAATTATTATTCGTGTAGCGAGTTGACAGT
The Gloeotrichia echinulata CP02 DNA segment above includes these coding regions:
- a CDS encoding transposase, with translation MKTSYQYKIKPTKEQSAKIDKTLEMLRCQYNYLLAQRFDWYEMNRCPIDRCPLICHIPELKEQPLYYNQKASLVQLKVDRPWYKEIHSQVLQEVPKRVELAFDRWLKGDVNGKKSGRPRFKGKGQYKTFTYAQFKQRNFVNNKITLSKIGDVKVIVHRPIPDGLKIKTASVTKKADGYYVSLSLEDSTVPTIKPDFNPESITGIDMGLKEFLTTADGETVAIPQHYRKAQKRLRVIQKRVSRRKKGSNRRQKAVKKLGRQHKKVADKRKDFHFKTANNLLKKYDVIAHEDLNIKGISRSRLSKSVHDAGWGNFLSILTNKAGNAGLLVIPVNPKNTSQDCSNCGAKVPKKLHERWHNCPHCGCSLDRDHNAAINIKNRAVGHSVLKAKSLLSDSRIVLEAYTVCVASV
- a CDS encoding DUF2358 domain-containing protein, with the translated sequence MDIVQILKDDYQRFPINQTYSIYAAEVYFQDPLNKFRGVERYKKMINFIQTWFLNPKMDLHDIQTEGDTIKTEWTLSWNTPLPWKPRISISGWSELRLNAENLIVSHIDYWYCSQLDVLKQHFFG
- a CDS encoding GAF domain-containing protein, whose product is MTLTSKPDLRATLEQESLLRRITNRIRRTLELEEILTITTAQVRSLVGIDRVIIYKFHGDGSGQVIGESIYQNRLPSLLGLNFPADDIPTHTRELFINSRVRSMVNVDTQQMTQIRLRDWENAEIISEEISYHRADLCHIEYLKAMGVKFTLVVPILHQEQLWGLLVSHHSESYSISQYELEAVQIVVDQLSVAIAQSNLLTQARQTAAKEAIINRIASLLHSQPLIELQPALEEAVAAFSGCGGRLCLKNPALNLHHDKLKSLGDWLETESDYIQVYTCGQQPVISELTKHRLLEQYSVWKEHYQGAESDIWAISDIYKTPSLGNLQVAFQPTKIRSILMIKLQYRQQVLGYLSIFREAIDTETLWAGQFDADKRQRYPRLSFEAWRQFKKAQAREWTTIEIELAQGLGKQFAVAIQQYQLYQQVHAFNANLENQVQERTAQLQQAAEQQRVLFEVVGKIRESLDLDAIFQTTTQEVCQSLQVDRVTVYRFNSDWSGEYIAEFVNEPWIKLVGSNIKTVWEDTYLQETQGGRYRHNETFAVDDIYQVGHADCHIAMLEQFQVKAYAIAPIFSGQKLWGLLAVYQNSAPRHWEAGEVKFMAQIANQLGVALQQAELFNQTRQQAQELTQLLHDLQATQTQLIQTEKMSSLGQLVAGIAHEINNPVNFIYGNLTHVSDYAEDLLGMLELYDKQNLKSSPEICERAEEIDLEFITEDLPKSLSSMKVGIDRIRQIVLGLRNFSRLDEAEMKAVNIHDGIDSSLLILQHRLKAKPDSPAIQLVKEYGDLPLVECYAGQLNQVFMNVLSNAIDALEDYRDSKSEPHSSQITIRTTLKELQGHVPTVVIRIADNGPGIPEAIKARICDPFFTTKPVGKGTGLGLSISYKIIVDKHGGVFKCDSQSGLGTEFSMEIPIRQITKTVLTTDL
- a CDS encoding TRC40/GET3/ArsA family transport-energizing ATPase, with the translated sequence MRVILMTGKGGVGKTSVAAATGLRCAELGYRTLVLSTDPAHSLADSFDLELGHAAKQIRPNLWGAELDALLELEGNWGAVKRYITQVLQARGLDGIQAEELAILPGMDEIFGLVRMKRHYDEGEYDVLIIDSAPTGTALRLLSLPEVGGWYMRRFYKPFQNISVALRPLVEPIFRPIAGFSLPNKEVMDAPYEFYEQIEALEKVLTDNTQTSVRLVTNPEKMVIKESLRAHAYLSLYNVATDLVVANRIIPEEVQDPFFQRWKENQSQYRQEIHDNFHPLPVKEVPLFSEEMCGLAALERLKETLYKDEDPTQVYYKETTIRVVQENNQYSLELYLPGIPKSQVQLSKTGDELNITIGNHRRNLVLPQALAALQPAGAKMEEDYLKIRFADSVKV